A genomic region of Lytechinus pictus isolate F3 Inbred chromosome 2, Lp3.0, whole genome shotgun sequence contains the following coding sequences:
- the LOC129253892 gene encoding uncharacterized protein LOC129253892 → MDKRSFSLPEESTHVNDIDIHLDGSANESKREGVVERSRTSPNSRRRVLSDVMPIQRQGSRDHSSYHMCDLPELREEEVQGGDVGVRDGSEHEARSPHLHPPSSHGRRSRRSSAPTLLEPIQEGLFGAGRRNSTPTVIPLPNRREASLSPARCGDSPPPRSPRLCSKVAHPSVGVTPEEDLAVRLQRRRRSEPDHHLKGLQANILYTTEGFFPQPRRNSLTTATLNDIAARFELLDTRKKVVEEGADGRNAALPGAGSRSGFRCEGGAHAPPPISVTEVHY, encoded by the coding sequence ATGGATAAAAGAAGCTTTTCATTGCCCGAGGAGAGTACTCAtgttaatgatattgatatccATCTCGATGGATCGGCTAACGAGTCGAAACGCGAAGGAGTTGTGGAAAGATCCCGCACATCGCCGAACTCTCGACGTCGCGTACTGTCGGACGTAATGCCTATACAAAGACAGGGCAGTCGTGATCATTCCAGCTACCATATGTGTGATTTGCCAGAACTAAGGGAAGAGGAAGTACAGGGAGGAGATGTAGGAGTCAGAGATGGCAGCGAACATGAAGCAAGAAGCCCTCACTTGCACCCGCCATCGAGCCATGGCAGGAGATCTCGACGGAGTTCAGCACCGACCTTATTAGAGCCCATTCAAGAAGGTCTTTTTGGAGCAGGTCGAAGGAACAGTACTCCCACGGTAATTCCGCTACCAAATCGACGGGAGGCGTCCCTATCCCCGGCAAGATGCGGCGACTCGCCTCCTCCTCGCTCGCCACGGCTTTGTTCGAAAGTGGCTCATCCATCGGTTGGTGTCACACCGGAAGAAGACCTGGCGGTGAGACTCCAAAGACGTCGGCGGTCCGAACCTGACCATCACCTCAAAGGACTTCAAGCCAATATCCTCTACACGACGGAAGGCTTCTTTCCGCAACCAAGGCGAAACAGCCTGACTACGGCCACTCTCAATGACATTGCAGCTCGCTTTGAACTACTTGACACCCGGAAGAAAGTGGTTGAGGAAGGTGCTGATGGGCGAAATGCTGCCTTGCCTGGTGCAGGAAGCCGCTCTGGCTTCAGGTGCGAAGGTGGTGCCCATGCACCTCCTCCAATCAGTGTGACTGAAGTCCATTACTGA